The bacterium DNA segment TGCAGCCGTTTTTCAAGCTTCTGCATCTCGCGCTTTTCTTCTCTTGTTTCCTCCTCCAGCCTGGACCTGGACTCCAGCAGGAGCTCCTTGGCCCTGATCTCGGCCTCCTTGAGGAGACTTGCTGCCTGCCTCTCGGCAGTTTCTATCGAGGTGGCTGCCTCACGCTGCCTGCGCCGATCGGATGTCGATTGAAGGAAGATGCGAGCCGCGAACCCTGCCGCGATCCCGCCTGCGACAAGGGCGATCCAGATGATGATCTTTTCAGGTATCATACTCAATACCCTCCTGTTTATCGTTAACACCCCGGGCTCCGGCATGGCCGGGTGTCACAACATCGTGGACCCTGATATCGTGACTCTCAGCCGGCAGATGGGTGATGACCTGGAAATTGTAGGCCAGCCCGAGGAAAGTGGCGGTGGAAGACGCACGGGCCAGGAGGCGGTCAAAATAGCCGCCGCCCATGCCCAGGCGGTTGCCCCGCAGATCAAAGGCAAGTCCGGGGAGAAGAAAAATGTCGATCTCGTCGACAGGGACGATGTTCCCCTCGACACGGGAAGGCTGAGGGACGACCCTCGATTCGAGATCGAGGTCGTTGAGACCGGCGATGGCCGCTGTTCGGAGACCGAAGCCCTGTTTCCAGCCCTCCCAGTCCGGAACAGCTACTGTTTTACCCTTCTCCAGCAGGCGATCCATGAGCATGTCGGTGGGGATTTCCTTGCAGGTATGGGCGTAGACGCACACCGTACCCGCCGCGGCCGTCTCGGGGCGGTCCAGGACACCGCCTGTCACAGCGATCCCCGCCGAACGGACCTGCTCCGGCGAAAGGCTGTGTCTCAGGGCACGCATCCTCTCCCGGATACGCTGTTTGTCATGGTTGTCGAGATGATACAAGAAAACCTCACCAGTGAATAATGTTGCGTTTCGACCGCAGTTGCGGCCGCACCGGTGAGGCCCACGGGAGGACCAGTTCGTAACTTGAAGGAGATCCTGTTGTCTCGAGAACACCCCTGCATCGCGAAAGCCCGGGAGGTGAGCGGCTCGTATGTGTCAGACTGTGTTCTTTAGTATATGGCAGGGCCTTTCATACGGCCCATGTTACCACTTACAGAATCCCTCAGCTGCTGAACTTCAAGTTATATATCAAACTGGACTCATGCAGGCCTCTTACGACCGGTCCAGATTACTTCCAGAAAACCCCCGCCCGTTGCCGTGGTCAAGTTCAGCTTTTGAACCTGCTCGACCAGGTGGGTTTCCCAAGGAGCGTTTCAGGCTTTTCGCGGTTGCGAACATGCACACCACGCCCGCAATGGGAGCCCCGTCTACAGAGTGTTGGCTCAAAAGTAACAGGCCTCCACGAACAGGGCAGGGGTCATGTTCTATTTATCAGAAAGCTCCTCTCCCATCAAGACC contains these protein-coding regions:
- a CDS encoding 5-formyltetrahydrofolate cyclo-ligase, with protein sequence MYHLDNHDKQRIRERMRALRHSLSPEQVRSAGIAVTGGVLDRPETAAAGTVCVYAHTCKEIPTDMLMDRLLEKGKTVAVPDWEGWKQGFGLRTAAIAGLNDLDLESRVVPQPSRVEGNIVPVDEIDIFLLPGLAFDLRGNRLGMGGGYFDRLLARASSTATFLGLAYNFQVITHLPAESHDIRVHDVVTPGHAGARGVNDKQEGIEYDT